A genomic region of Castor canadensis chromosome 16, mCasCan1.hap1v2, whole genome shotgun sequence contains the following coding sequences:
- the Camlg gene encoding guided entry of tail-anchored proteins factor CAMLG — protein sequence MEPVTVPTDGGDRPGAPVGSSLSASQRRAELRRRKLLMNSEQRINRIMGFHRPGSGADEESQAKSKQQDSDKLNSLGVPSVSKRVVLGDSLSTGTDQQGGVLEVKGSQLGDKLDSFINPSECSSDINFELRQRNRGDLSADTVQRGSHHGLEQYLSRFEEAMKLRKQLISEKPSQDDGSTTEEFDSFRIFRLVGCALLALGVRAFVCKYLSIFAPFLTLQLAYMGLYKYFPKSEKKIKTTVLTAALLLSGIPAEVINRSMDTYSKMGEVFTDLCVYFFTFIFCHELIDYWGSEVP from the exons ATGGAACCGGTGACTGTGCCTACCGACGGCGGGGACAGGCCGGGGGCCCCGGTGGGCTCGAGCTTGTCGGCCTCGCAGCGTCGGGCCGAGCTGCGGCGGAGAAAGCTGCTTATGAACTCGGAGCAGCGCATCAACCGGATCATGGGCTTCCACAGGCCCGGGAGCGGCGCGG atGAAGAAAGTCAAGCAAAATCAAAGCAGCAGGACAGTGACAAACTGAACTCCCTTGGTGTTCCTTCAGTTTCAAAGCGAGTAGTGCTGGGTGACTCTCTCAGTACAGGAACTGATCAGCAGGGTGGTGTGCTGGAAGTTAAGGGTTCCCAGCTAGGAGACAAATTGGACTCGTTCATTAACCCATCAGAGTGCAGTAGTGACATCAATTTTGAGCTCCGGCAGCGGAACAGAGGGGACCTGTCAGCCGACACTGTCCAGAGGGGTTCTCACCATGGCCTAGAACAGTACCTTTCCAGATTTGAAGAGGCAATGAAGCTACGGAAACAACTGATAAGCGAAAAACCCAGCCAAGATGATGGAAGTACCACAGAAGAATTTGACTCTTTTCGAATATTTAGACTAGTGGGATGTGCTCTTCTTGCTCTTGGTGTCAGAGCTTTTGTTTGCAAATATTTG TCCATTTTTGCTCCGTTTCTTACTTTGCAACTTGCCTACATGGGACTGTACAAATATTTTCCCAAG AGTGAAAAGAAGATCAAGACAACAGTGCTGACAGCTGCACTTCTACTGTCTGGAATTCCTGCTGAAGTGATCAATCGATCAATGGATACTTACAGCAAGATGGGCGAAGTTTTCACAGATCTCTGCGTTTACTTCTTCACTTTCATCTTTTGTCATGAACTAATTGATTATTGGGGATCTGAAGTACCATAA